GGAAGGCCGTGTCGGGCATCCGCAGCGGGCGGAAGATCCGCTCGGCCATGAAGTCGCCCAGCCGCTGGCCGGTCAGCTTCTCGACGATGTAGCCCTGGATGTCGACCGAGCTGGAGTAGCGCCACTGGGTCCCCGGCTGGAAGGCCAGCGGGATCTGGGCGGTGCGCTGGATCATCTCGTGCGTCGAGGACGCCGAGAGCACCTGCTTCTCGCGGTAGAGCTTGTCCACCGGATGCTCTTCGGCCAGGCCGTACCCGAAGCCGGCGGTATGGGCCATCACCTCGCGCATGGTGGGCGGGCGGCCTAGGTCCTCCAGGATCGGCTGGCCGTTCCCGTCCACGCCCTTCAGCACCTTCAGGTCCTTGAACTCGGGGACGTAGCGGGTGACCGGGTCGTCCAGGCGCCAGCGGCCCTCCTCGAACAGGATCATCATCGCCACGCCCGTGACCGGCTTGGTCATGGAGTAGATGCGGAAGATGGTGTCGGGGGTCATCGGCTCGCCCGTGGCGAGGCTCTTCTTCCCGTAGGTCTTGAACGAGACCACCTTGCCGTGGCGGGCGAGGAAGGTGGTCATGCCGGCCACCCGGCCGCTCTCCACGACCTTCGCCATGTAGGCGTCGAGCCGGGCCAGCCGGGCGGAATCGAAGCCGACGGCCTCGGGCGCGACGGCCTGGGACAGCTCCAGGGCGGCCGGCGCCTTCTTCGGCGCGGCCCAGGTCCCATGGGCGGGCGCCAGGACCAGGGCCACCGCGGTCATCGCCCCCACCATTCTGGCCGCCGCAGAGTTTCGGTTCACGTGCATCGGATCTTTCCCCCCATACTCATCGTTCGAGCGGCACCTTAGGCGCGGGGGGCCCGCCGGCAAAGCGCGGGGGCGTTTCAGGAGCGCAACGCGGCGGGCTAACCTCGCGCCCATGAAGCGACTCCTGATCGTCTGGCACTCGCGCACGGGGACGGCGCAGGCCATGGCCGCCGCCGCCGAGGAGGCCGCCCGGGCCGAGGCGGGCGTCGATGTGCGCCGGCTGCGGGCGGCGGAGGCTGAGGCGGCGCACCTGCTGGACGCCGACGGCTATCTCTTCGCCGCGCCCGAGAACCTCGCGGCCCTGTCGGGCGAGATGAAGGAATTTCTCGACCGGACCTACTATCCCTGCCTCGAGCGGCTGAACGGGCGGCCCTACGCGGCCCTGATCGCCGCCGGCAGCGACGGCGACGGCGCCGCGCGGCAGCTCGCCCGCATCTGCACCGGCTGGCGGCTGAAGGCCGTGGCCGAGCCCTACATCCTCAACATGCGCGCCCAGACCCCCGAGGCGATCCTGGCGCAGAAACACCCGACCGAAGCCGACCTCGCCCCCGCGCGCGAGCGCGGCGCGGGCCTGGCGGCGGGGCTGGCGATGGGGGTGTTCTAGGGGGGTCTCCCTGCCCCACGACCGCACCCTCCTCCCCCGTCGGGGGAGGAGGACCATGCGCAGCATGGTGGTGGGGGCCTGCCGGAAGCTCGGCGGATGGGGCCGGCCCCCTCCACCGCTTCGCGTCCCCCTCCCCCGCTTTCGCGGGGGAGGTTCGCGCGCGGCTCGGCTAGCCGAACAGGAAGTCGCCCTGGGCGAGGCCGCGGGTGCTGCCGACCAGGATGATGAGGTCGGCGTCGCCGTCGAGGTCGACGGTGATGGCGGTGGCGGTCCAGCTGACGTCGGCGAAGGTGACGTCCTCCAGGCCCGAGAGGTCGATCAGCTCGCCCTTCTGGTAGTCGGCGATGGTCTCGGTCCCGGCCTCGGTGAAGACGAAGACGTCCTTGCCCGTGCCGCCGATCAGGACGTCGTCGCCCTCGCCGCCGTGCAGGGTGTCGGTCCCGGTGCCGCCCTCGAGGGTGTCGGCGCCCTCGCCGCCCCGCAGGTCGTCCTGGCCCGTCTCGCCCATCAGCCGGTCGTCGCCGGCGCGGCCGATGAGGGTGTCGTCGCCGGTCCCGCCCTTGAGCAGGTTGCCGACGGCGTTGCCCATCAGGGCGTCGTCGCCCTGGCCGCCGGTGGCGTTCTCGATCACCACGCCGCCGGCGATGGTGAAACCGCCGAACACGCCGTTCACGAACGAGACGACCCCGCCGCCGGTGGGCGTGTAGTCGAGCGTGGCGGCCAGGAGGTCGATGTGGGCGTCGCGGCCGCCGCTGTAGGCGATCGTGTCGGTCCCGCCGGTGTCCCAGATGGTCTGGTAGTACGACCAGCGCTGCAGGGACTCGATCTGGTAGACGTCGTCGCCCGCGTTGTGGGCGTGGACGCCGTAGCGGGCCTGCAGGACGGCGATGTCGAAGGCGCCCAGGGTGCCCGACCAGCCCGAGCCCCAGGTCTTGGACGAGAACTCCAGCGTGCCGTCCGGGTGGGTCTGCCAGCCGTCGTTGTAGGACATGACGGTGTAGACGCCCTGGTTCAGGTCGTAGATGCCGAGCGAGCTGGAGTCGGAGACGCCCAGCATGATCTCGGAGCCGCCGCCGTTGTCGTGCGGGTGGGCGACGCCGTGGGCGTGACCGAACTCGTGCAGGACGACGCCGAACGAGAAGCCGCCGGGCTGGAGGCTGGCCGGGGCGGTGAAGCCGCCGCTGATCAGGTTGAAGATGCCGAGGCCCTGCAGGTCGCCCAGGCCCGGATCCTGCGGATAGAACTTGGCCCCGAAGTCCTGGTTGACGGTGGTCACCAGGCGGAAGGTCGCCTGCTCGATGTCGTCGGTGCGGACGTAGTTTATGCCGGTGATGGGGGTGTATTCCTGCAGGGCGCGCATGACGCCCTCGATCTGGAAGTCCTCCCAGCCGTAGGTGGTGATCGGGGTGACCCCGTCTGACTCCACCTCGCCGAAGCCGCCCTCCTCGGCCGCCGCGAAGTAGACGTAGGCGGTGGGCACGCCGTCGACCATGACGGTAGGGATGTTGTTCGCCGAGTCCCAGTTGAGGGATTCCAGCGGGTCGTAGTCGGTGGGGTCGGCGGCGGCGATGTCGAGGGTGTAGCCGCCGGTCATGGCCGCCTCGTAGCCCTCGACGCGCAGGTAGTAGGTCCCGTCCTCCTCGGGCATGAAGCCGAGGCCGGTCTCGTAGTTGACCGCCGCGCCGATCTGCACGCCGTCGGCGTCGTAGAGGCGCAGGATGCCGATGTTCTCGCCGGGCAGATAGGCAGGGTACTCGCCCGAACCGGCGATGCCGCCGGCGTAGGTGAAGGTGTAGAACTGCCCGCCGGTCAGCTCGACGCGGTACATGTCGCGGTCTCCGGGGGCGTCGAGGTGGCCGTAGGTGGTCCCGACCGTCGCCTCGAAGGCGCCGCCCAGGGTGGCGGGGGCGTCGGTGGCCGGGTTCGAGACCCAGACGTCCAGGGTGTAGCCGCCGGCGTCGCGGTAGTCCGGGTAGCCGGGGGCGCCGGGATCGAGGTGGTACCAGGAACTGGGCGCGACCAGGTACGTGCCGGTCGCCGTCGGCGTGAAGGTGATCATGGACGAGCGGCCGAAGCCGCCGTCGTCGTCGGCCGCGATGACATTGCCGCCGGAGTCGGCCAGCAGCAGGTACGGGTCCTCCATGCCGCCGGCCGCGGCGGGGCGCTGGGCGAAGGTGTAGGTCACCCCCGCCTGCAGGGTGAAGCCGTAGACGTCGAGCACCTCGGTCGAGAAGGAGTCGAGGAAGCGGATCGGCGGCTGGCCGTCGGCGGCCGGCAGGGCCGCGCCGATCGGGGTGAAGCCGCTCAGGCTGGGATGCAGGGGGGAAGACGTGTCAGGGCTGCCGCCGGACGGACGGAAGTCTTCCATCGTTGCTGGGCGCATGTGATTTCCCTATGAACAGGTTTCTTATCGGCCAAGATTTGCCTTGATTGCATAGGCATCATGGTTTCAGCGGTCCAGCAACAGGATTCGCAAAGACGCACCAAGTACATCTTTTGACATTTACTTAGGAGATGGGTGTGAGACGTACGCCACGGACTGCAGCGTTCATACTGCCCGTCGCGGTGCTGACGATGGCCTGGACGACCCCGCCCGGAACGGCCCAGCATGCAACCATAGATAGTCCTCCGCCAAGGGCGCACGCCGATGACAAAGTCGTGAGCGACGTAGCGAAAGGTCCGGCCGCGAGGTTCCCCACCCTCGACGCCTACCTCGCCTGGCTGGAGCAGCGAGCGAAGCTGGGCGGGTCGTGGTACCGCGAGGTCCGGCCGGGACTCTTCGAGCTGCAGGACGGCCATTTCCGGCCCGAGGGGGGCGATACCCGCCCGGACAAATCCAGGCGCACCTTCACCCGCCGGGAGCTGGCCGAGCGGTTCGGCTTCAAGGAGTAGCGGCGGCCTCAGTCGACGCCGTCGTCGCCCGGATCGGGGTCGCGGTCGCAGGCCGGCGGAGGATGCGGCCGGTCGGGCGGCTCGGCGGCGCCCGCCTCGGGGTCCGGAGGCCGGTCCTGCCCCCCGCGCCGCCTGACCCACGCCGAATAGGCGCCCCGCCTGCGGTTGCCGCTCGCCATCGTCCCCCCGCGCCGCGACTCTGCCTCGAGGATTGGGCGGCCCGGCCGCGCCGTCTGTCAGGTTCCCGACAGAGACCCGGCGCCCCGCCGGCGCCTGAAAAGCGCCCGACTCTCAAGGCCCGGTTGAGTCCGCAGGAAGAGGGTCCGCCGATGCCGAACGTCGTCTTCATCAGCCCCAAGGGCGGCGCCGGGAAGACCACCGCGGCGGTGGCGCTGGCGTTGGGGCTCGTCGAGCGCGGCCAGCGGGTGGCGATGATCGACGCCGACCCCAACAAGCCGCTGGTGCGCTGGGCCGAGCTGCCGAACCGCTGCGAGGGGATCAGCGTGCACCCGGCGCCGACCGTGCCCGACATCCGCGACGCCGCCCGCGAGGCCCAGCGGCGCGCGCCAGACTGGATCCTCCTGGACACCGAGGGGACCGAGCGCGGGGCGGTGGTGCTGGCGGCGCTGCGGCCCGACCTGGTGCTGACCCCGCTGGCCGGCTCGCAGCTGGACCTGGCCGAGGCGATCAAGGCGGCCGAGATGGTGCGCGCGTTCGGCCGGCGCGGCGGGCGCGAGGTCCCCCACCGGGCGCTGCTGACGCGCGTGCCGGCGGCGATCAAGCCGAAGATGCTGAGGAGCGTGGTCGAGCAGCTGCGCGCCGCGGGCGTGAAGATCCTGCCGACGCCGCTGCTGGAGAAGGAGGCGTTCCGGGCGCTGTTCCACATCGGCGCCGGGTTCGAGGCGCTGGAGATGAACGGCGTGTTCGGCGCGGCGGCGGCGCGGCAGAACACCGCGGCCTATGTGGCGGACGTGACGGCGCTGGTCGGCCCGGCCGAGCCCGGAGCGCGCGCGCCGGCCGCCGAGGCCCGGGCGTTCTAGGAGGGCGCCCTAGGCTGGCGCCCTAGACTCCGGGCTCCCGCCGGGCGCCCGGCAGGGGCCGCAGGCGGATCTTGTCGATGCGGCGGGCGTCCATCTGCAGCACCTCGGCCTCGAAGCGGCCGATGCGCACGACCTCGCCCGGCTCGGGCAGGCGCTCGAGCCGGTCCAGCACCAGGCCCGCGACGGTGTGGTACGAGCCGGCCTCGAAGTCGGTCTCCAGCGCCTCGTTGAGCTCGACGATGTCGACCCGGCCGTCCACCAGGAACGAGCCGTCCGGCAGGGCGGCGATGGCCGCGGCGGGACTGTCGTGCTCCTCGGGCAGGTCGCCGGCGATCATCTCCAGGAGGTCGGTGGGGGTGAGGATGCCCTCCAGCCCGCCGAACTCGTCGACCACGAAGGCCATGTGGTTCTTGGACGCCTTGAACTGCTCCAGCGCCCGCAGCATCGAGGTGGTCTCGGGGATGTAGAGCGGCTCCTGGGCCAGGGCCGACAGGTCGAGCGGCCCGCCGGCCAGCAGGGCGTCGGCCACGTCGCGCTTGTGCACCACGCCCAGCGGGCTGTCGAAGTCCTGGCCCTTGACCAGCACGAACCGCGAATAGGGGCAGGCCCGCACCTCCTCGCGCAGGGCCGCCGCGTCGGCTTCGGCCGAGACCCAGTAGACGTCCATCCGCGGCGTCATGGCCACCCGCACCGGCCGGTCCCCCAGGCGCATGACCTCGTGCATCATGGCCTCCTCCTGGGGCTCGATGACGCCGGCGCCCGTGCCCTCGGCGAGGACCGACTCCACCTCCTCCTGGGTCACGGCGGTGCCGTCGCGGTCGCGCACGCGCAGCAGGCCCAGCACCGTGGCGGTGGAGAAGGTCAGCAGGGTCACGAACGGCCCCATCGCCTTGGCCATCACCGCCAGCGGGCGCGCCACGATGGCGGCGATGGCCTCGGGATGGATCAGCGCCAGGCGCTTGGGCACCAGCTCGCCCAGGATCAGCGAGAAGTAGGTCAGCAGCACGACGACCACGCCGGTGGCGATCTGCTCGGACCAGGGGGCCAGCCAGGCGATCGTCTCCAGCCGCGTGTCCAGCTCGCCGGCGATGGTGGCCTGGCCGAAGGCGCCGGCCAGGATGCCGATCAGGGTGATGCCGACCTGCACGGCCGACAGGAAGCGCGTGGGCTCCTCGGCGAGCCGCAGGGCGGCCCGCGCCCCGCGGTCGCCGCGCTCGGCTCGGCCCTGCAGGCGCGCGCGTCGGGAGGAGACGACGGCCAGCTCGGACATGGCGAACAGGCCGTTGAGGAGGATCAGCAGGAAGACGACGGTGGTCGCAAGGAGCAGCATGGTCCGGACAGGATGGCGAGGCGAAAGCGCCCCGCCACAAGCCTAGCGCCCCCCGCGCCCGGACGCGACGCCGTTCGTCGCGCCTACGCCTTCGGCCGAAAGCGCTTGGTGGCGGGGAAGCCCTTGGGCGCGAGCTTGCCGGCGCCGGCCCGGCGGCCGGCCCATTCCTGCCAGCCGTCCCAGGCGCGGGTGCGGCCGGCGGCGTCGATCCAGGCGGCGCCCTCGGCGGCGTTGAACACCAGGGCGTCGCGCAGGCCGCCCTCGCGGTAGCTCTGCAGCTTCACGCCCTTGCCGCGCGGCATCTCGGGCAGCTCGGCGAGCGGGAAGACGAGGATCTTGCCGTTGTCGCCGACGACGGCGATCTGGTCGCCCGTGACCGGCAGGCAGACGGCGGCCCCCTCGCCCTTCTTCGCCGGATCGCCGGCGTTCAGCACCTGCTTGCCCGCGCGGCGGAAGGCGATGGCCTCCTCCTCGGGCAGGATGAAGCCGTAGCCCTGCTTGCTGGCCAGCAGCCGCTTGGCCCCCGGCTTGTGCGGGAAGACGTCGACGATGCCGACCTTGTCGTCGAGGTCGATCATCAGGCGCAGCGGCTCGCCGTGGCCGCGGGCGCCCGGCAGCTTGTCGCAGCCGAGGGTGAAGAAGCGGCCGTCCGAGGCGAAGATCAGCAGCTTGTCGGTGGTCTCGGCCGGGACCAGGAACTGCAGCTTGTCGCCCTCCTTGAACTTCAGCTCGGAGGGGTCCTCGATGCGGCCCTTGGCGGCGCGGATCCAGCCGCGCTCGGAGAGGATGATGGTGATCGGCTCGCGCACGATCATCGCCTCGATGGCGGCCTCGGCGTCAACCTGCGGGGCCTCGCCGAACGTCGAGCGGCGGTCGTTGAGCTTGCCCAGCTCGGCCTTCACGTGCCGCAGCCCCTCGCCCACCAGCTTCCACTGGGCCGCGTCGGAGGCCAGCATCTTCAGGATCCCGTCGCGCTCCTCGGCGAGCTCGGCGTGCTCGCGGCGGATCTCCATCTCCTCCAGCTTGGCGAGCTGGCGCAGGCGGGTGTTGAGGATGGCGTCGGCCTGGATCTCGCTGAGCGAGAAGGTCTCGATCAGCTTCTCCTTCGGCTTGTCCTCGTAGCGGACGATGCGGATCACCTCGTCGAGGTTGAGGTAGGCGATCATCAGGCCGTCGAGGATGTGGAGCCGGGCCTCGATCTTCTCCAGCCGGTGGCGGGCCCGGCGGACGAGCACCTCGCGGCGGTGGTCGAGGAACGCCTTCAGCGCCTGGCGCAGGTTCATCACGCCCGGCGTGCCGCGCGCGTCCAGGACGTTGAGGTTCACCGAGAACCGGGTCTCGAGGTCGGAGAGCTTGAACAGGCTCTCCATCAGCACCTCGGCCTCGACGTTGCGGCTCTTGGGCTCGAGGACGAGGCGCACGTCCTCGGCGGACTCGTCGCGCACGTCGCCCAGCAGCGGGGCCTTCTTGGCCTCGATCAGCTCGGCCAGCTTCTCGACCAGGTCGGCCTTCTTCACCTGGTAGGGGATCTCGGTGACGACGATCTGGTAGGTCCCCTTGCCGAGGTCCTCCTTCGTCCAGCGAGCCCGGACCCGCACGCCGCCGCGGCCGGTGGCGTAGGTTTCGGCCAGCGATTGCCGCGGCTCGACGATGACGCCGCCGGTCGGGAAGTCGGGGCCCTGGACGTGGGTCATCAGGGCCTCGGTGGAGGCCTCGGGATTCTCCAGCAGGAGCAGGCAGGCGTCGATCAGCTCGCCGGCGTTGTGCGGCGGGATTGAGGTGGCCATGCCGACGGCGATGCCGGTCGAGCCGTTCGCCAGGAGGTTCGGGAAGCCGGCCGGCAGGACCACCGGCTCGTCGTCGGAGCCGTCGTAGGTGGGCTTGAAGTCGACCGCGTCCTCTTCGATGCCGTCCAGCAGCAGGGTCGCGGCCGCCGTGAGCTTGGCCTCGGTGTAGCGCATGGCCGCGGCGTTATCGCCGTCGATGTTGCCGAAGTTGCCCTGGCCGTCGACCAGCGGATAGCGCTGGGCGAACGACTGGGCCATGCGCACGAGGGTGTCGTAGATCGCCTGGTCGCCGTGCGGGTGGTAGCCGCCCATCACCTCGCCGACCACCTTGGCGCACTTGCGCGCGGCGTTCTCGGGGTTCAGCCGCATCTCGCGCATGGCGTAGAGCACGCGGCGCTGCACGGGCTTGAGGCCGTCGCGCACGTCGGGCAGCGCCCGGTCGGTGATGACGGACAGGGCGTAGGCGAGGTAGCGGCGCGACAGGGCCTCGGACAGCGGCTCGTCGATGATCCGGTCGGGCTCGGCCCCGCCGGGCGGTGCGGTGTGGACGGTCATGGGCGTCTCTTAGCAAGGCGCGGGATTCGGGGCGACGTCGCAGCGCGCCGCAGGCGCGGGTTCGTGGACCGCCTAGAACGGCAGCGGGGCGAGGTCGGGGTCGGCCCAGGCGCGGCGGGCCTCGGGGCTGAACAGGCGCTCGCGGGACCAGTGCGCCAGCGGCCAGTCCGAGCGGCCGAGGGGGCCCGCCAGCAGCTCGGCCAGGATCGCCGAGAGGCTGGCGTGCGGCCGGGCCGCCAGGTGCGCCTGGGCGGCGCGAAGGGAGGCCAGGGTTATGGTCTCGTGGTAGCCGGCGGTGTCGGTGTTCTCGCCCCCGGTGGCCTCGTTGTAGGCGCGGATCAGGCCCGGCATCTCGGCGAAGGCGTCGCGCCCCGGGCGGGTGAGCAGCCACAGCGCCGCCGCCCAGTGGGCGGCGTGGGTCCATTCGGCCTTCGGCAGGGCCCGGGCGGCCATGCCCTCGCCGATGCGGGCGATGTCGTCGTCGGTGTAGGTCGTCGTCATGTCGAGCGTCCTGAAGGCTCGGCGAAGGCCATGAAAAAACCCCGCCGGAGCGGGGTTTGCGGGGTCGGTTCGTGAAGCCGGAAGCGTCAGGGACAGACAGGCGCAAACACCGCCGCGGGGCGGAGCTGTTGCTGCTGGATCCGGTTGAGCTTCGTCGTCACGGCCGCGCAGATAACGGCGTTCTCGACTGGAGGCAAGCCCCTGCGGTCAGCGCATATGGGTCCCGGTCTTCGCCTCCGGCGAAACCGGGATGACAAGTCGAGGGAAACTACAGCCGTCCCGCTTCGGAGAGGCGGTCGAGGAGCCAGAGGCGCGCGGGCGGCAGGGGCCGGTTCAAGGGGCCGAAGATGAAGGCCTCCAGGAAGTGGCCGGTGAGCGCCAGGCCGGCGGCGACGTCGCCGGCGCGCAGGCCGCCCTGGGCCGAGAGCAGGAATGGCGGCAGCGCCAGCAGGCGGTCCTTGTAGGGCTCGCCCGCCTGGCGGCTGACGGCGCGGCCGGTGCGCGGGCTGACCCAGACGAGATCGTCGGTGATCCCGGTGGCGGCGCACTTTGAGAGGTCGAGGCCGAAGCCCAGGTCCTGCAGCAGCCCCGCCTCGAAGCGGACGAAGACCGCGGGCCAGACGTCCGGATGGGTCAGCGCGCCGGTCAGCGCCTCGAAGGCTAGGAAGGCGCCCGGATGCGGCTCGCGCTCGGGCAGCGCGCCCGCGGCGACCGCGGCGGCGGCCGAAAGGCCCGACAGCGCCAGGGGATCGTCGAACAGGGCCGCCGGCCCCTCCCCAACCGGCTCGATGGCGGCCGAACCGAGCTGGTCCGAGACCCGCGCGCGGTAGCGGGCGATCACCCGCGCGCCCGGCTGCAGGAAGGGCCGCACCTTGCGCGAGGCGCCGCCGGCCACGTGGGCGGCGTACCTGCCGTGGGCCGAGGTGAGCAGCTCGACGATGGCGCCCGTCTCGCCGTGGGCGCGGGCGGCCAGCACGAAGGCGTCGTCCTCGAATTCCATCAGCGGGCCGCGGCCGCTTCGATGAGCGGCCGCCACGACGGTTCGACCGGCAGGCCGAACACCTCGCGCAGGACCCGTTCGATCCCGCCGGCGTCCAGGATCTCGTGGGCCGTCTCGCCCCCGCGCGGCCGGACGGTGAAGCGGTTGAACAGCAGCCCGTAACGCGCCTCGGGCGTCGTGCGGGCGGCCAGGAGGTTGTGGCGGAAATGGCTGGTCGGATGGGTGGAGGTGAACCAGTTGGCCATCTCGTAGTCGCGCGGGACGCAGGGGCTGGGCCCGATGTCGTAGGCCGGGACCCAGCCGGCCTCTCGCAGCACCTCCAGACGCAGGTCCTCGACCACCGGCGCCAGGCGGTAGCGGTCGTGGTCGGTCGCCTGTTCGACGCCGGCCTCGTAGCGGAGCGGCGCCGTCAGCACGCAGCCGCCGAAGCCCACGTCCACCAGCCAGGGCTCGCCCTCGGCCAGCACCTTCAGGACCATGTGGGTGCGCGGCTGGTCCGGCGCGCCCGGCGGCATGTTCCAGCGGACGCGGGCCGCGAGGCCCTCCACCTCGTAGCCGAGGGCCGCCAGGACCCGCCGGAAGAGGCCGTTGTGCTCGAAGCAGTAGCCGCCCCGGCGGGCGTGGATCAGCTTGGCGTCCACGGCCTGGGGCGAGATGTCGATCCCGCGGTCCAGCAGGCAGTCGACAGCCTCGAACGGGATAGCCGCGGGATGCAGGGCGTGCAGCTCGCGCAGGGTCTGAAGCGTCGGCTCGCGAGAGCCGGCGTAGCCGATGCGGGCGAAGTAGGCGTCGAGGTCGACCATCTGGTGAGAGCTAGGCTCTCACACGTCGTAGTCCAGGCCCAGCGGGCCGTAGAACTCGCGCTTGTCGGCCCAGCGCTCGTCCACGGCCACGTGCAGGAAGAGGTGCACGGGGCGGTCGAGAATGGCGGTCAGCTCCTCGCGGGCCTTCTGGCCGATCCACTTCAGGGTCTGGCCGCCCTTGCCCAGGACGATGGGCCGCTGGCCCTCGCGCTCGACGAAGATGGTCTGCTCGATGCGCACGCCGCCGTCGCCGTCGGGGGGCGCGGGCCTCTCCTCGAACTTCGTCGTCTCGACGGTGGCCGAATAGGGCAGCTCCTCGTGCAGGCGCAGGTAGAGCTTCTCGCGGGTGATCTCGGCCGCCAGCAGGCGGGCCGGCAGGTCGGCGGTCTGGTCCTCGGGGTAGAACCAGGGGTTGTCGGGCATCAGGGCCGCGAGCCTGGCCTTCAGGTCCTCCACGCCCGAGCCGGAGGTCGCCGAGACCATGAAGACCTCGTCGTAAACGCCCGTATCGAAGAGGGTTTTGGAGATATCGAGCAGCGCCTCGCGCTTGACCGCGTCGATCTTGTTCAGCGCCAGGATCACCTTACGGCCGGATTTCTTCAGGCCCTCGACGATGGAGTCCACGTCGGCCTGGGCCTTGCGGTCGGCGGGCTTGTCGCCGAGTTGGGCGGCGGCGTCGACCAGGTGGACGACGGCGTCGGCGTCCTCGGCCCCGCCCCAGGCGGCGCGGACCATGGCCCGGTCCAGCCGGCGGCGCGGCTGGAAGATCCCGGGGGTGTCGACCAGCACGATCTGGGCGTCGCCCGCGATGGCCACGCCGCGCACGGGAAAGCGCGTCGTCTGCACCTTCTGGGTGACGATCGAGACCTTGGCCCCGACCAGTCGGTTGGTCAGGGTGGACTTGCCCGCATTGGGCGCGCCGATGATGGCGCAGAAACCGGCGCGGCTCATTCTCCGACCTTTCCGGGCTCGGGCCCTTCGCGCTTCAGCAGCATGCACTGGGCCGCGGCCTTCTCGGCGGCCTGGCGCGAGCGGCCCTCGCCGCGCTCGGCGCCGAAGCCCGCCACCTGCACCTCGACCGTGAAGGACGGGGCGTGCGGCGGCCCTTCCTGGGAGACGATCTCGTAGGTCGGCAACGGCAGGCCCATGCCCTGCACCCACTCCTGGAGCTGGGTCTTGGGATCCTTGGCCCGCGGCTCGTCGAGCCTGGCGAACTCCTCGTCCCAGAACTTGAGGAAGAACGCGCGGGCGGTCTCGAGGCCCCCGTCGATGTAGAGCGCCGCGATCAGCGCCTCGCAGGCGTCGCCGAGGACCGCGTCGGACTTGCGCGCGCCGACCTTGGTGGCCGAGGCCGACAGGCGCAGCGCCTCCTGCAGGCCGGCCCGCTTCGCCGCCCGGGCGCAGGCATGGTAGTTCACGAGGCTGGCCAGCAGCCGGCTCATCTCGCCCTCGCGGGCGTCGGGATCGAGGGCCATCAGCCGCTCGGCGGCGCACAGGTTCAGCACCCGGTCCCCGAGGAACTCCAGGCGCTCGTTGTGACGCACGGCGCGGGCGCCGTCGCCGACGCTGGCGTGGGTCAGCGCCCGTTCCAGCAGGTCGCGGTCGGTGAAGACGTAGCCGATGCGCCGCTCGAGTTCGGCGACGGCGGCCGCACGGGCGTTCATGGACTAGTGCAGGACCTTGAAGAAGCGGCTGGGCCGGGCGTCGAGCACCCAGGTCCAGGGCTTGAAGACCGAGGCCTCGGGCTCCCAGGACAGGAGGACGATCTGGGCCTTGCCGACCAGGTTCTCGGCCGGGACGAAGCCGACGCCGCCGGCGCCGGGCGGAACGCGGCTGTCCATCGAGTTGTCGCGGTTGTCGCCCAGCATGAAGTAGTGGCCCTCGGGGACCACGAACTGCTCGGTGTCGTCGAGGTCGCCGTCGGTCCCGAAGTCCTGGGTGGCGAAAGAGGCGCCGTTCACGGTCTCGCGGTACTGGGCCACCTCGCGGACGAAGCCGCCCATGTCGGTGCGGGCCGGCGGCAGCGGCTGGCGCTCGACCAGGGCGCCGTTCACGTAGAGCAGGCCGTCCTTCATCTGGACGCGGTCGCCCGGCAGGCCGATCACCCGCTTGACGTAGTCGGTGCGGTTGTCGCTGGGCAGTTTGAAGACCACCACGTCGCCGCGCTCGGGCGAGCCGCCGAAGATACGCCCCTCGAACAGCGGCGGGCTGAAGGGGATGGAGTGCTTCGAGTAGCCGTAGGACCACTTGGAGACGATGATGTAGTCGCCCTCGTACAGGTTCGGCTCCATCGAGGCCGAGGGGATGGTGAAGGGCTGGAAGAACACCACGCGCAGAACGAGCGCGATCAGCAGCGCGTAGACCACCGTCTTGACGATCTCGACGAACTCGTTCGCCGCGCCGGATTTTTCGGGGCTGTGCGCGCTCTGCACGTTCTCGCTCATGAAACGTCCCTGGTGGGCCCCGGCGGGCCGGAGCGAAGCGTTGGGTAGACGCTGGATA
The Phenylobacterium zucineum HLK1 genome window above contains:
- the parC gene encoding DNA topoisomerase IV subunit A codes for the protein MTVHTAPPGGAEPDRIIDEPLSEALSRRYLAYALSVITDRALPDVRDGLKPVQRRVLYAMREMRLNPENAARKCAKVVGEVMGGYHPHGDQAIYDTLVRMAQSFAQRYPLVDGQGNFGNIDGDNAAAMRYTEAKLTAAATLLLDGIEEDAVDFKPTYDGSDDEPVVLPAGFPNLLANGSTGIAVGMATSIPPHNAGELIDACLLLLENPEASTEALMTHVQGPDFPTGGVIVEPRQSLAETYATGRGGVRVRARWTKEDLGKGTYQIVVTEIPYQVKKADLVEKLAELIEAKKAPLLGDVRDESAEDVRLVLEPKSRNVEAEVLMESLFKLSDLETRFSVNLNVLDARGTPGVMNLRQALKAFLDHRREVLVRRARHRLEKIEARLHILDGLMIAYLNLDEVIRIVRYEDKPKEKLIETFSLSEIQADAILNTRLRQLAKLEEMEIRREHAELAEERDGILKMLASDAAQWKLVGEGLRHVKAELGKLNDRRSTFGEAPQVDAEAAIEAMIVREPITIILSERGWIRAAKGRIEDPSELKFKEGDKLQFLVPAETTDKLLIFASDGRFFTLGCDKLPGARGHGEPLRLMIDLDDKVGIVDVFPHKPGAKRLLASKQGYGFILPEEEAIAFRRAGKQVLNAGDPAKKGEGAAVCLPVTGDQIAVVGDNGKILVFPLAELPEMPRGKGVKLQSYREGGLRDALVFNAAEGAAWIDAAGRTRAWDGWQEWAGRRAGAGKLAPKGFPATKRFRPKA
- the recO gene encoding DNA repair protein RecO, with the translated sequence MEFEDDAFVLAARAHGETGAIVELLTSAHGRYAAHVAGGASRKVRPFLQPGARVIARYRARVSDQLGSAAIEPVGEGPAALFDDPLALSGLSAAAAVAAGALPEREPHPGAFLAFEALTGALTHPDVWPAVFVRFEAGLLQDLGFGLDLSKCAATGITDDLVWVSPRTGRAVSRQAGEPYKDRLLALPPFLLSAQGGLRAGDVAAGLALTGHFLEAFIFGPLNRPLPPARLWLLDRLSEAGRL
- a CDS encoding arylamine N-acetyltransferase family protein, producing the protein MVDLDAYFARIGYAGSREPTLQTLRELHALHPAAIPFEAVDCLLDRGIDISPQAVDAKLIHARRGGYCFEHNGLFRRVLAALGYEVEGLAARVRWNMPPGAPDQPRTHMVLKVLAEGEPWLVDVGFGGCVLTAPLRYEAGVEQATDHDRYRLAPVVEDLRLEVLREAGWVPAYDIGPSPCVPRDYEMANWFTSTHPTSHFRHNLLAARTTPEARYGLLFNRFTVRPRGGETAHEILDAGGIERVLREVFGLPVEPSWRPLIEAAAAR
- the era gene encoding GTPase Era; this translates as MSRAGFCAIIGAPNAGKSTLTNRLVGAKVSIVTQKVQTTRFPVRGVAIAGDAQIVLVDTPGIFQPRRRLDRAMVRAAWGGAEDADAVVHLVDAAAQLGDKPADRKAQADVDSIVEGLKKSGRKVILALNKIDAVKREALLDISKTLFDTGVYDEVFMVSATSGSGVEDLKARLAALMPDNPWFYPEDQTADLPARLLAAEITREKLYLRLHEELPYSATVETTKFEERPAPPDGDGGVRIEQTIFVEREGQRPIVLGKGGQTLKWIGQKAREELTAILDRPVHLFLHVAVDERWADKREFYGPLGLDYDV
- the rnc gene encoding ribonuclease III; protein product: MNARAAAVAELERRIGYVFTDRDLLERALTHASVGDGARAVRHNERLEFLGDRVLNLCAAERLMALDPDAREGEMSRLLASLVNYHACARAAKRAGLQEALRLSASATKVGARKSDAVLGDACEALIAALYIDGGLETARAFFLKFWDEEFARLDEPRAKDPKTQLQEWVQGMGLPLPTYEIVSQEGPPHAPSFTVEVQVAGFGAERGEGRSRQAAEKAAAQCMLLKREGPEPGKVGE